The Palaemon carinicauda isolate YSFRI2023 chromosome 33, ASM3689809v2, whole genome shotgun sequence genome contains a region encoding:
- the LOC137626272 gene encoding uncharacterized protein → MCHALIDTGSDICVAQKRLIEGLGLHCNQMRNIPQLTGVTQHVLPVLGTVYLDVHIGSRVVTHLFSVVPDGYLDTDVLLGADLIRSAPMTWDDAKKMIVWDRFIYPVRYLRPIPSNKRVRQIKVLQPNEPQKAQVRLRKKFILPQFTAGIYPLAVDEPPNTLLEFVPEIKVCQTQSVLCLKVNDAQEVFLPLVNNTKARITVKVGTLLSCYRIISEDDIDQPDPKCQKTRIQNDLVHAGVDVSIQSGNTREEKIKYLCSQQDNSHLTADLQAELSDMLVANHSIFILEEKELGKFKDVQAHIAVSDLHPVRSLMYRDPEKAKTLISTMLEDMEERGIIEPSNAAWLSLIVLVRKPDHTQRMCLDYRKVNTPPG, encoded by the coding sequence ATGTGTCATGCCTTAATTGATACTGGTAGTGATATATGTGTAGCACAGAAGAGGCTTATAGAAGGTTTAGGTTTACATTGTAATCAAATGAGGAATATCCCACAACTTACTGGGGTAACTCAGCATGTTCTCCCTGTTCTTGGTACGGTGTATTTGGACGTTCATATTGGTTCCAGGGTGGTTACCcatttattttctgtagtgccAGATGGGTATTTGGACACAGACGTATTGTTAGGAGCAGATTTGATTAGGTCCGCACCAATGACGTGGGATGATGCAAAGAAAATGATTGtttgggatagatttatttatccGGTAAGGTATTTGAGACCCATACCATCTAACAAAAGGGTCAGGCAGATTAAGGTACTTCAACCTAATGAACCTCAAAAAGCTCAGGTTAGACttagaaagaaatttattttacCCCAGTTTACTGCTGGCATTTACCCATTAGCTGTAGATGAACCTCCTAACACATTGTTAGAATTTGTACCTGAAATTAAGGTGTGTCAAACCCAATCTGTGTTGTGCCTTAAAGTTAATGATGCTCAGGAAGTGTTTTTGCCATTGGTAAATAATACGAAAGCTAGGATAACGGTGAAGGTTGGAACTTTATTAAGTTGTTATAGGATAATCAGTGAAGATGATATTGATCAGCCAGATCCAAAGTGCCAGAAAACTAGAATTCAGAATGATTTAGTTCATGCAGGTGTTGATGTTAGCATCCAGTCAGGCAATactagagaagaaaagattaaatatttgtgttctCAACAAGATAATTCCCATCTTACTGCTGATCTACAGGCAGAATTAAGTGACATGTTAGTTGCAAATCACTCAATAttcattcttgaagaaaaagaattggGAAAGTTTAAAGATGTTCAAGCTCATATTGCAGTAAGTGATCTACATCCAGTTAGGTCTCTCATGTATCGAGACCCTGAAAAGGCCAAAACTCTTATTTCCACCATGTTAGAGGATATGGAAGAAAGAGGGATAATAGAACCATCTAATGCAGCATGGTTAAGCCTTATTGTTCTTGTAAGGAAACCTGATCACACTCAGAGGATGTGCctcgattaccgtaaagttaacacacctccaggttga